The following coding sequences are from one Pasteurellaceae bacterium RH1A window:
- a CDS encoding 5-(carboxyamino)imidazole ribonucleotide mutase — translation MTAKAQIAIVMGSKSDWATMVEATQMLDLFNLPYHVEVVSAHRTPDKLFQFAQGAEQAGYKVIIAGAGGAAHLPGMIAAKTIVPVLGVPVKSSTLSGIDSLYSIVQMPKGIPVGTLAIGNAGAANAGLLAAQILAAFDKDLAQKLHQFRAQQTQSVLDNPDPRAE, via the coding sequence ATGACCGCAAAAGCACAAATTGCCATTGTGATGGGTTCCAAAAGCGACTGGGCGACCATGGTTGAAGCCACTCAAATGCTGGATCTCTTTAACCTGCCTTATCACGTTGAAGTGGTGTCTGCCCACCGCACGCCCGACAAGCTCTTCCAGTTTGCCCAAGGAGCTGAACAAGCCGGTTATAAGGTGATTATTGCAGGCGCAGGCGGGGCAGCCCATTTGCCGGGTATGATTGCGGCCAAAACCATTGTGCCTGTGCTGGGTGTGCCAGTTAAAAGCTCCACCCTCAGCGGCATTGACAGTCTCTACTCTATCGTGCAAATGCCCAAGGGCATTCCTGTCGGCACCCTGGCCATTGGCAATGCAGGAGCGGCCAATGCAGGCCTGTTAGCTGCCCAAATTTTGGCAGCTTTTGACAAGGATTTAGCCCAAAAACTCCACCAATTCCGCGCCCAACAAACCCAAAGCGTGTTGGATAATCCTGATCCGAGGGCTGAATAG
- a CDS encoding N-acetylmannosamine kinase, protein MSSRGKILDTIGALQFSLTKTEKKIANAILASPQLLNQCSLSEVAAQLDVGEATFIRFCRTLGYKGYTDFKLDLAIELATQAKENYEMLDTDVSDVDTPKEIAVKLQASLSNVIAETINLLDFEVLDDVVTMLRGANRIFLFGVGSSGLTAEDAKHKLMRIGLQTDAVTNNHFMYMQAALVKRGDVVLGISHSGQSEETNRALRIAKMNGAVTIALTHYLRSPITDVADYVLINGNRQGQMQGDSIGTKMAQLFVLDLIYTLLVTADPDKALAHKQKTLNVILEQRL, encoded by the coding sequence ATGTCGTCCCGTGGAAAGATTTTAGACACCATCGGTGCCCTGCAATTTAGCCTAACCAAGACAGAAAAAAAGATTGCCAATGCCATTTTGGCCTCGCCCCAGCTGCTCAACCAATGTTCCTTGTCTGAAGTGGCAGCCCAGTTGGATGTGGGGGAGGCAACCTTTATTCGCTTTTGCCGCACCTTGGGCTATAAGGGCTATACTGATTTTAAATTGGACTTGGCCATTGAGCTGGCCACCCAGGCCAAAGAAAATTACGAAATGTTGGACACCGATGTGTCCGATGTGGATACGCCCAAAGAAATTGCCGTGAAGTTGCAGGCCAGCCTAAGCAATGTGATTGCAGAAACCATCAACCTGCTGGATTTTGAGGTGTTAGACGATGTGGTCACCATGCTTAGAGGGGCCAATCGGATCTTCTTGTTTGGGGTCGGTTCATCAGGCCTCACCGCAGAAGATGCCAAGCATAAATTGATGCGTATCGGCCTGCAAACCGATGCGGTGACCAACAACCATTTTATGTATATGCAGGCGGCCTTGGTCAAGCGGGGGGATGTGGTTTTAGGCATTAGCCATTCGGGCCAGTCGGAAGAAACCAACCGCGCCTTACGCATTGCCAAAATGAATGGCGCTGTGACCATTGCCCTGACCCACTATTTACGCTCCCCCATTACGGATGTAGCCGATTATGTGCTGATTAACGGCAACCGTCAGGGTCAGATGCAAGGGGACTCCATCGGCACCAAAATGGCCCAGCTTTTTGTATTAGACTTAATTTATACGCTCTTGGTCACAGCCGATCCTGACAAGGCATTGGCCCATAAGCAGAAGACGCTTAATGTGATTTTGGAGCAAAGACTGTAA
- a CDS encoding metalloprotease PmbA, protein MALIDKAELQEQEQTLRQAVQSALDFAKKAGAEAEVAVTKVAGLSVSTRLEELENIEFNNDGSLGISVYLGKRKGNASTSDLQPQSIQRAVESALAIAKYTSEDDCTGLADRDMMAFDAPNLDLYHQADVSVDEAIELAKAVEHSALAADERVVNSEGASFNSHSGVRVYGNTHGLLQSYLSSRYSLSCSVISAFEDQLERDYEYTISRDFSQLASPEWVGQEAAFKAVDRLNPQKLKTCEVPVIFYNDIATGLIGHLAGAISGGALYRKASFMQDKLGQQILPDWFEIVERPHLLRQLASSPFDSEGVRTQDREIVSDGILQTYLLTSYSARKLGLQTTGHAGGIHNWLVKPNRAGGLDALLAEMGTGLLVTEMLGSAINSVTGEYSRGAAGFWVENGQIQYPVAEITIAGQLQEMFKNLVAVGDDVEHRSNIQTGSILLDKLKVSGE, encoded by the coding sequence ATGGCATTAATTGATAAAGCAGAACTCCAAGAACAGGAACAAACCCTAAGACAAGCGGTGCAATCGGCCCTTGATTTTGCAAAAAAGGCCGGCGCAGAGGCCGAGGTGGCGGTGACCAAGGTAGCCGGGCTTTCGGTTTCTACCCGTTTGGAGGAGCTGGAAAATATTGAGTTTAACAATGATGGATCGCTTGGGATCTCGGTTTACTTGGGCAAGCGCAAGGGCAATGCTTCCACTTCAGACTTGCAACCCCAGTCCATCCAGCGGGCGGTGGAGTCGGCCCTGGCCATTGCCAAATACACTTCAGAAGATGATTGCACAGGCCTAGCCGATCGGGACATGATGGCCTTTGATGCCCCTAATTTAGACCTCTATCATCAAGCCGATGTCTCGGTTGATGAGGCCATTGAGTTGGCCAAGGCGGTGGAACATTCAGCCCTGGCGGCGGATGAAAGGGTGGTCAATAGCGAGGGGGCCAGCTTTAATTCCCATTCGGGCGTGCGGGTTTATGGCAACACCCACGGCCTCTTGCAGAGCTACTTGTCTAGCCGCTATTCCCTGTCTTGCAGTGTAATTTCTGCTTTTGAAGATCAGCTCGAACGGGACTATGAGTACACCATTTCCCGTGATTTCAGCCAATTAGCCAGCCCTGAATGGGTGGGCCAAGAGGCGGCTTTTAAGGCGGTGGACAGGCTCAATCCACAAAAACTCAAGACCTGCGAAGTGCCGGTTATCTTCTATAACGACATCGCCACAGGCCTAATTGGCCATTTGGCAGGCGCAATTAGCGGCGGCGCACTTTATCGTAAGGCCAGCTTTATGCAGGATAAATTGGGCCAGCAAATCCTGCCCGACTGGTTTGAAATTGTGGAACGGCCGCACTTGCTCCGCCAGTTAGCATCTTCACCTTTTGACAGCGAAGGGGTTCGTACCCAAGATCGGGAAATTGTTAGCGATGGTATCTTACAAACCTACCTACTGACCTCCTACAGCGCCCGCAAGCTAGGCCTACAAACCACAGGCCATGCAGGCGGCATTCATAACTGGCTGGTTAAACCGAATAGGGCAGGTGGGCTAGATGCCTTGCTGGCAGAAATGGGCACAGGCCTCTTAGTGACTGAAATGCTAGGTTCTGCCATCAACAGCGTGACAGGCGAATATTCCCGAGGGGCGGCAGGTTTTTGGGTGGAAAATGGCCAAATCCAGTACCCTGTGGCCGAAATTACCATCGCAGGCCAGTTACAGGAAATGTTTAAGAACCTGGTTGCAGTAGGAGATGATGTGGAGCATCGTTCCAATATTCAGACGGGGTCGATTTTGTTAGACAAATTGAAAGTGTCTGGGGAATAA
- a CDS encoding putative toxin-antitoxin system toxin component, PIN family: protein MPNNKLKQPIVVDTNVLISAILSPKSLSALALKKALIDYDLYLSKETFSEFLEVIQRDKFKKFLNNRLDERDAFIKDLQALGVFIEPSHHVHDCRDPKDNKFLSLALSCKAIYLVSGDKDLTVLNPYKGPEILTPAEFLEK, encoded by the coding sequence ATGCCAAATAACAAGCTCAAACAACCTATTGTGGTTGATACCAATGTTTTGATTAGTGCCATCTTATCGCCTAAATCATTATCCGCTTTGGCACTTAAAAAAGCCTTGATAGATTATGATTTATACCTATCCAAAGAGACGTTTAGTGAGTTTTTGGAGGTTATTCAACGTGATAAATTCAAAAAATTTCTTAATAACCGTTTAGATGAGCGAGATGCCTTTATTAAGGACTTGCAGGCCCTTGGTGTGTTTATTGAGCCAAGCCATCACGTTCACGACTGCCGCGATCCCAAAGATAACAAATTTCTATCACTGGCCCTAAGCTGTAAAGCCATTTATCTGGTCAGTGGCGACAAGGATTTGACGGTTTTAAATCCCTACAAAGGCCCTGAAATTTTGACACCAGCAGAGTTTTTGGAAAAATAA
- a CDS encoding N-acetylneuraminate lyase: MKNLKGIFSALLVSFNEDGTINEQGLRQIVRHNIDKMKVDGLYVGGSTGENFMLSTEEKKEIFRIAKDEAKDQIALIAQVGSVNLKEAVELGKYATELGYDSLSAVTPFYYKFSFLEIKNFYETIIRETGNTMIVYSIPFLTGVNIGVSQFAELFQNEKIIGVKFTAGDFYLLERLRKAFPNHLIYAGFDEMMLPAAVLGVDGAIGSTFNVNGLRARQIFELAQAGKVKEAFEIQNVTNDLIEGILGNGLYQTIKGLLELEGVQAGYCREPMTKEQTAEQKAVTKELKAKFL, translated from the coding sequence ATGAAAAATTTAAAAGGTATTTTCAGTGCCTTATTGGTTTCTTTTAACGAAGACGGCACCATCAATGAACAAGGCCTACGCCAAATCGTCCGCCACAACATTGATAAAATGAAGGTTGATGGCCTCTATGTGGGCGGCTCAACAGGTGAAAACTTTATGCTTTCAACCGAAGAGAAAAAAGAAATCTTCCGCATTGCTAAAGATGAAGCCAAAGACCAGATTGCACTTATTGCCCAAGTGGGTAGTGTAAACTTAAAAGAAGCAGTTGAATTGGGTAAATATGCCACCGAATTAGGCTATGACAGCCTGTCAGCGGTAACGCCGTTCTACTACAAATTTAGCTTCCTAGAAATCAAAAACTTCTACGAAACCATCATTCGTGAAACAGGCAACACCATGATCGTTTACTCTATCCCATTCTTAACAGGGGTAAACATCGGCGTTAGCCAATTTGCGGAACTCTTCCAAAACGAAAAAATCATCGGCGTGAAATTCACCGCAGGCGACTTTTATCTGCTTGAGCGTTTACGCAAGGCCTTCCCTAACCACCTCATCTATGCAGGCTTTGATGAAATGATGTTACCAGCTGCCGTATTAGGTGTGGACGGTGCCATCGGCTCAACCTTCAACGTAAACGGTCTTCGTGCCCGTCAAATCTTTGAATTGGCCCAAGCAGGCAAGGTTAAAGAAGCCTTTGAAATTCAAAACGTGACCAACGATCTTATCGAAGGCATCCTGGGCAATGGTTTATACCAAACCATCAAAGGCTTACTGGAGCTTGAAGGCGTACAAGCCGGCTACTGCCGTGAACCAATGACCAAAGAGCAAACCGCAGAACAAAAAGCTGTAACCAAAGAGCTTAAGGCTAAGTTTCTGTAA
- a CDS encoding oligopeptidase A, with amino-acid sequence MSNPLLDFSGLPKFSQIQPSHIQPAVEQLIKENRETVERVAQIDNPSWENFYQPLAEAGNRLSRAWSPVGHLNAVKNSPELREAYQACLPLLSEYSTWVGQHQGLYQAYVKLKNSPEFATYSVAQKKAIENSLRDFELSGISLPAEKQQRYGEIVARLSELSSKFSNNVLDATMGWEVVIENADEIKGLPESALEAARLDAESKGKTGYRFTLEFPSYLPVMTYCENRELRQRMYNAYNTRASNEGENAGKWDNSAYMQEILSLRLELANLLGFEQYTDYSLATKMAESPRQVLDFLEDLAHRAKPQGEKELADLRHFAKENFGAEDLQAWDIAFYSEKQKQALYAISDEELRPYFPENRVLSGLFELVKRIFGMRVEEQSGVDVWHESVRFFHIYDETDRLRGSFYLDLYAREHKRGGAWMDDCIGQKRLSDGSLQKPVAYLVCNFNKPIGDKPALFTHDEVTTLFHEFGHGIHHMLTQIEVGDVAGINGVPWDAVELPSQFLENWCWQEEALAFISGHYETNEPLPKEKLTQLLASKNYQAAMFVLRQLEFGLFDFRLHNAINPANPNQVLETQRAVRNEVAVIEIPTYVRSPHAFGHIFSGGYAAGYYSYMWADVLSADAFGRFEEEGIFSREVGQSFLDNILTRGGSEEPMVLFERFRGRKPSLDALLRHKGIAA; translated from the coding sequence ATGTCTAACCCATTACTTGATTTTTCGGGCCTGCCGAAATTCTCTCAAATCCAACCTAGCCATATCCAACCTGCTGTTGAGCAGCTCATCAAAGAAAACCGTGAAACGGTGGAGCGTGTGGCTCAAATTGATAATCCAAGCTGGGAAAACTTCTACCAACCTTTAGCCGAGGCTGGCAACCGTCTTTCCCGGGCCTGGTCGCCAGTTGGTCACCTTAATGCAGTGAAAAACAGCCCTGAATTGCGGGAAGCTTATCAGGCCTGTCTACCGCTTCTTTCTGAATACAGCACCTGGGTGGGCCAACATCAGGGGCTTTATCAGGCCTATGTCAAACTCAAAAACAGCCCTGAATTTGCTACTTATTCTGTCGCCCAAAAAAAGGCCATTGAAAACAGCCTAAGAGATTTTGAGTTATCCGGCATTTCCCTGCCTGCGGAAAAACAACAACGCTACGGTGAAATTGTAGCTCGCTTGTCGGAACTGAGCTCTAAATTTAGCAACAACGTGCTAGATGCCACCATGGGTTGGGAAGTGGTGATTGAAAATGCCGATGAAATCAAGGGCCTGCCAGAGTCTGCTTTAGAAGCCGCTCGCTTAGATGCTGAAAGCAAGGGCAAAACCGGCTACCGTTTTACCCTTGAATTCCCAAGCTACCTGCCGGTCATGACCTACTGCGAAAACCGAGAGCTCCGCCAGCGTATGTACAATGCTTATAACACTCGCGCCTCCAACGAGGGAGAAAATGCTGGTAAGTGGGACAATTCGGCCTATATGCAGGAAATTCTCAGCCTGCGTTTAGAGCTGGCCAACCTGCTGGGCTTTGAGCAGTACACCGACTATTCTCTTGCCACCAAAATGGCCGAAAGCCCACGTCAGGTGCTGGATTTCTTAGAAGATCTGGCCCACCGAGCCAAACCACAAGGGGAAAAAGAGCTAGCCGATCTCCGCCACTTTGCCAAAGAAAACTTTGGAGCAGAGGACTTACAGGCCTGGGACATCGCTTTTTACAGCGAGAAGCAAAAACAAGCCCTTTATGCCATCAGCGATGAAGAACTCCGCCCATATTTCCCTGAAAACCGGGTGCTAAGCGGCTTATTTGAGCTGGTTAAACGCATTTTTGGTATGCGGGTGGAAGAGCAGTCTGGCGTGGATGTTTGGCATGAAAGCGTGCGTTTCTTCCATATTTATGACGAAACCGACCGCTTGCGGGGCTCCTTCTATTTAGACCTCTACGCCCGTGAACACAAGCGTGGCGGAGCCTGGATGGATGACTGCATTGGCCAAAAACGCTTGTCAGATGGTTCTTTACAAAAACCAGTTGCTTACCTTGTTTGTAACTTCAACAAGCCAATCGGCGACAAGCCAGCCCTCTTTACCCATGATGAAGTCACGACCCTCTTCCACGAATTTGGCCACGGCATTCACCATATGCTGACCCAAATCGAAGTGGGCGATGTGGCCGGTATTAACGGCGTGCCGTGGGATGCCGTTGAGTTGCCAAGCCAGTTCTTAGAAAACTGGTGCTGGCAGGAAGAGGCCTTGGCCTTTATTTCTGGCCATTACGAAACCAATGAGCCTCTGCCAAAAGAGAAGCTCACCCAGCTCTTGGCTTCCAAAAACTACCAGGCAGCCATGTTTGTGCTTCGCCAATTAGAGTTCGGCCTCTTTGATTTCCGCCTGCACAATGCCATCAACCCAGCCAACCCAAATCAGGTGCTGGAAACCCAACGGGCGGTGCGTAATGAGGTGGCAGTGATTGAAATCCCAACCTACGTTCGCTCCCCACACGCCTTTGGCCACATCTTCTCAGGCGGTTATGCGGCAGGCTACTACAGCTATATGTGGGCAGACGTGCTTTCAGCCGATGCCTTTGGCCGGTTTGAGGAAGAGGGGATCTTCAGCCGTGAGGTAGGGCAGTCCTTCTTAGATAACATCCTGACCCGTGGTGGTTCAGAAGAACCAATGGTGCTCTTTGAACGCTTCCGTGGCCGTAAGCCGAGTTTGGATGCCTTATTGAGACATAAGGGCATTGCCGCCTAA
- a CDS encoding anaerobic C4-dicarboxylate transporter DcuC — MDLLIGLLAVILAGYYIVKGYAASGVLMLTGLGLLLASVILDKNILPAAVKTTGSSYTDILEYVKFLLMDRGGNLGMMIMVLCGFAAYMTHLGANDMVVKLASRPLQYIRSPYILMVAAYFVACLMSLAVPSATGLGVLLMATLFPVMVNMGISRGAAAAICASPAAIILSPTSGDVVLAAEVSQVPLVDFAFKLTLPISFVAIGAIAVTHYFWQRYLDRKAGFVAESLNVKDIEVKVPAFYAILPFLPIVGVIIFNGTILPKLHIITIIIFCLVLTAVIDFCRNFSAKQTFDNLNAAYQGMAEAFSGVVILLVAAGVFAQGLSTIGFIHSLIDSAQSLGSGGIVMMLVLAIITTLAAFTTGSGNAPFYAFVELIPKLATQMGINPAYLTIPMLQASNIGRSMSPVSGVVVAVSGMANISPFEVVKRTSVPMLVGLVVVIVMTEFLVVA, encoded by the coding sequence ATGGATCTATTGATTGGCTTGCTGGCCGTGATTTTGGCTGGTTATTATATTGTAAAGGGCTATGCGGCCTCTGGCGTGCTGATGCTGACAGGCTTGGGCCTGCTCTTGGCCAGTGTGATTTTAGATAAGAATATCCTGCCGGCGGCCGTCAAAACTACGGGCTCAAGCTATACAGATATTCTAGAATATGTGAAGTTCCTGCTCATGGACAGGGGCGGCAACCTGGGCATGATGATTATGGTGCTTTGCGGGTTTGCGGCCTATATGACCCACTTGGGGGCCAATGATATGGTGGTCAAACTGGCCTCCCGCCCGCTGCAATATATCCGATCGCCCTATATCTTAATGGTAGCCGCCTATTTTGTGGCCTGTTTGATGTCTTTGGCCGTGCCGTCTGCCACGGGCTTGGGCGTTTTACTGATGGCCACACTTTTCCCGGTGATGGTCAATATGGGCATCTCCCGTGGGGCAGCGGCAGCCATCTGTGCTTCACCTGCTGCCATTATTTTATCGCCAACCTCGGGCGATGTGGTCTTAGCCGCAGAAGTGTCTCAAGTGCCGCTGGTCGATTTCGCCTTTAAGCTGACCCTGCCCATTTCCTTTGTGGCCATTGGGGCCATTGCAGTGACCCATTATTTCTGGCAGCGTTATTTGGATCGCAAGGCAGGCTTTGTGGCTGAAAGCCTGAATGTGAAGGATATTGAGGTCAAAGTACCAGCCTTCTATGCCATCTTGCCATTTTTGCCGATTGTGGGTGTGATAATTTTTAATGGGACTATCCTGCCCAAACTCCATATTATTACCATCATTATTTTCTGTCTTGTGCTGACAGCGGTGATTGATTTCTGCCGCAACTTCAGTGCCAAACAGACCTTTGACAATCTTAACGCCGCCTATCAGGGCATGGCAGAAGCCTTCTCTGGCGTGGTTATTCTCTTGGTGGCAGCCGGCGTTTTCGCCCAGGGCCTTAGCACCATCGGCTTTATCCATAGCCTGATTGATTCCGCCCAATCCCTAGGCAGCGGCGGTATTGTGATGATGTTGGTCTTGGCGATTATTACCACCCTAGCTGCCTTTACCACCGGCTCAGGTAATGCACCTTTTTATGCCTTTGTGGAGCTTATCCCGAAACTGGCCACCCAAATGGGCATCAACCCGGCCTACCTGACCATTCCTATGCTACAGGCTTCTAACATCGGCCGCAGTATGTCGCCAGTGTCAGGCGTGGTGGTGGCCGTATCGGGCATGGCCAATATCTCGCCTTTTGAAGTGGTCAAACGCACCTCTGTGCCTATGTTGGTTGGCTTGGTTGTGGTGATTGTGATGACGGAGTTTTTGGTGGTGGCTTAG
- a CDS encoding invasion protein expression up-regulator SirB, producing the protein MKTLLMIHGLTAYLSLSLLLIRGVMSVKGKDWRAYKLLKIAPHAVDTLLLVTGFAFVGILLANEYVELAQLSWVLPKLAFIVLYVIFSAKAFKKNQPFSLKHFLLAVVSFMLAIFTAVLH; encoded by the coding sequence ATGAAAACCTTATTAATGATCCATGGCCTTACGGCCTATCTTAGCTTGAGCCTCTTGCTCATTCGTGGTGTGATGTCTGTTAAAGGCAAAGACTGGCGGGCTTATAAACTCCTTAAAATTGCCCCGCATGCGGTCGATACCCTTCTTTTAGTCACGGGCTTTGCCTTTGTGGGAATCTTATTAGCCAACGAGTATGTCGAACTGGCCCAGTTAAGTTGGGTGCTGCCAAAACTGGCCTTTATTGTGCTTTATGTGATTTTCAGCGCCAAGGCCTTTAAGAAAAACCAACCCTTCTCCCTCAAACATTTCTTACTGGCAGTGGTAAGTTTTATGTTGGCAATTTTTACGGCGGTGCTTCACTAG
- a CDS encoding L-asparaginase produces MSKKLLILHTGGTISMSEGENGKVTPSDRNPLLDSLTRLNHPAQLVQEAVLNLPSPHIHLAHWILLKNRIEQAVQTEQVDGIVITHGTDTLEETAYFLDLALAVDVPVAITGAMRSSNELGADGLINLQSAILVALSEESRGKGVLVVMNDEIHNAKFVTKTHTTNVATFQTPTFGPCGLVAKNRVLYFQQLSHYERFPMGDLVKDNVQLIKTYAGMDSFLLKQLAQSACHGVVIEALGAGNLPPSCLEGLEALLQAKIPVVLVSRAFNGVTQDVYDYQGGGKQLKQKGVIFTTGLSGQKARIKLLVLLNQTLNRPLADYF; encoded by the coding sequence GTGAGCAAAAAACTGCTGATTTTGCACACAGGCGGCACCATTTCCATGAGCGAGGGAGAAAACGGCAAGGTTACCCCTTCAGATCGTAATCCCCTTTTAGATTCCCTTACCCGCCTCAACCACCCAGCACAACTGGTGCAGGAGGCAGTGCTTAACCTGCCCTCGCCCCATATTCATCTGGCACATTGGATCTTATTGAAAAATCGGATTGAACAGGCCGTTCAAACCGAGCAGGTGGATGGCATTGTGATCACCCACGGCACAGATACCTTGGAAGAAACGGCCTATTTCCTTGATTTGGCCCTGGCCGTGGACGTGCCTGTGGCCATCACGGGCGCCATGCGTTCCAGCAATGAACTGGGGGCCGATGGCCTCATCAACCTGCAAAGCGCCATCTTGGTTGCCTTAAGTGAAGAAAGCCGTGGCAAGGGCGTGTTGGTGGTTATGAATGATGAAATTCACAATGCCAAGTTTGTGACCAAAACCCACACCACCAATGTGGCCACCTTCCAAACCCCAACCTTCGGCCCCTGCGGCCTAGTGGCTAAAAATCGGGTGCTCTACTTCCAGCAACTCAGCCACTATGAACGCTTCCCAATGGGAGACTTGGTTAAAGACAATGTGCAACTGATCAAAACCTATGCGGGCATGGACAGCTTCTTGCTCAAGCAACTGGCCCAAAGTGCCTGCCATGGTGTGGTGATTGAAGCTTTAGGTGCTGGTAACCTGCCGCCAAGTTGCTTGGAAGGGCTTGAGGCTCTCTTGCAGGCCAAGATCCCCGTGGTGCTGGTTTCCCGTGCCTTTAACGGCGTAACCCAAGATGTCTATGACTACCAAGGCGGCGGCAAACAACTCAAGCAAAAAGGTGTAATTTTCACCACAGGTCTGAGTGGCCAAAAGGCCCGTATCAAATTGCTGGTTTTGTTAAATCAGACCCTAAACCGACCGCTTGCAGACTATTTTTAA
- a CDS encoding transcriptional regulator (Global transcription factor that controls the expression of over 100 target genes in response to anoxia) — MKIVSEYKGSAKSSCTIHCQNCSISQLCLPFTLSEHELTQLDNIIERKKPVQKSQIIFQSGDELQSLYAIRSGTLKSYTISENGEEQITAFHLPGDLVGFDAIMNMKHVGFAQALETSMICEIPFEVLDDLAGKMPKIRHQIMRLMSSEIRTDQEMILLLSKMNAEEKLAAFIYNLSQRYAARGFSAREFRLTMTRGDIGNYLGLTIETISRLLSRFQKSGMISVQGKYITINQMEALAEMAGSTKAQIPIVQTA; from the coding sequence ATGAAAATTGTTTCGGAATATAAGGGCTCAGCAAAATCTAGCTGCACAATTCACTGCCAAAATTGCAGTATCAGCCAGCTCTGCCTGCCTTTTACCTTGAGCGAACACGAGCTAACCCAGCTCGATAACATCATTGAACGCAAAAAACCTGTCCAAAAATCACAAATTATCTTCCAATCTGGCGATGAGCTACAGTCCCTTTATGCCATTCGTTCAGGCACACTCAAAAGCTACACCATCAGTGAAAATGGCGAAGAGCAAATTACTGCCTTCCATCTGCCTGGTGACTTGGTTGGCTTTGATGCTATTATGAATATGAAGCACGTTGGCTTTGCCCAGGCCCTTGAAACCTCGATGATCTGCGAAATCCCCTTTGAGGTCTTAGATGATTTGGCCGGCAAAATGCCGAAAATCCGCCACCAGATTATGCGCTTAATGAGTAGCGAGATCCGCACCGATCAGGAAATGATCTTACTCCTGTCCAAGATGAATGCAGAAGAAAAACTTGCTGCCTTTATCTATAATTTATCCCAACGTTATGCTGCCCGTGGCTTCTCTGCCCGAGAATTCAGGCTTACCATGACCCGTGGCGATATTGGCAACTACTTGGGCCTAACCATTGAAACCATCAGTCGCCTCTTAAGCCGCTTCCAAAAAAGTGGTATGATCTCTGTACAAGGCAAATACATTACCATCAACCAAATGGAGGCCTTGGCAGAAATGGCCGGCTCCACCAAGGCGCAAATTCCCATCGTACAAACCGCATAA
- a CDS encoding 5-(carboxyamino)imidazole ribonucleotide synthase, with protein sequence MNKSSLYPPIYVLGNGQLGRMLRYAGAPLDIDVKPLAFDAPVFEIEANSLITAEIERWADTPLTQLLGNHQNFVNLPVFGRLADRLTQKTLLDQLTLATSPWQLLESPEQWPQVFSQIGEKVVVKRRTGGYDGRGQWIVTQDSIDQITPDLFGEVIAEKFIPFDGEVSLVGARFRNGNTRFYPVTHNLQQNGILRYSVADVALPNQALYQAQAEKMLSAIMQELDYVGVMAMECFVVGDKLLINELAPRVHNSGHWTQLGCSISQFELHLRALLDLPTPELKPIAPSVMVNLIGIEHQAAWLNLPFSQLHWYGKEVRAGRKLGHINLTHPDKAVLCELLESLKPHLTEDFHSGLEWACEKLA encoded by the coding sequence ATGAACAAAAGCTCCCTCTACCCGCCTATTTATGTCCTAGGCAATGGCCAACTGGGCAGAATGCTCCGCTATGCCGGCGCCCCGCTGGATATTGATGTTAAGCCCCTGGCCTTTGATGCTCCCGTCTTTGAGATCGAGGCCAATAGCCTGATTACGGCTGAAATTGAACGCTGGGCTGACACACCGCTTACCCAGCTCTTGGGCAACCACCAAAATTTTGTCAATTTGCCCGTCTTCGGCCGCCTGGCTGACAGGCTTACCCAAAAGACCCTCTTAGACCAATTAACACTGGCTACCAGCCCTTGGCAACTACTAGAAAGCCCTGAACAATGGCCTCAAGTCTTTAGCCAAATCGGGGAAAAAGTGGTGGTAAAACGCCGTACAGGCGGTTATGACGGCCGTGGCCAATGGATTGTGACCCAAGACAGCATTGACCAAATCACGCCTGATCTCTTTGGTGAAGTGATTGCCGAGAAATTTATCCCCTTTGATGGCGAGGTTTCCCTGGTTGGTGCCCGCTTCCGCAATGGTAACACCCGCTTCTACCCAGTTACCCACAACCTACAGCAAAATGGGATTTTACGTTACAGTGTTGCGGATGTTGCGCTGCCTAACCAAGCCCTTTATCAAGCTCAAGCCGAAAAAATGCTGTCTGCCATCATGCAGGAGCTAGATTATGTGGGCGTGATGGCCATGGAATGCTTTGTGGTTGGCGATAAGCTCTTGATTAACGAATTAGCCCCACGGGTGCACAACAGCGGCCACTGGACGCAACTGGGCTGCTCCATCAGCCAATTTGAACTCCACCTGCGTGCCCTTTTAGACCTGCCAACGCCAGAATTAAAGCCGATTGCCCCAAGTGTTATGGTCAATCTTATCGGCATTGAACACCAGGCCGCCTGGCTCAATCTGCCCTTCAGCCAACTGCACTGGTATGGCAAAGAAGTCCGAGCTGGCCGAAAACTGGGCCACATCAATCTCACCCACCCCGACAAGGCTGTCTTATGTGAGCTTTTAGAAAGCCTTAAGCCGCATTTAACGGAGGATTTCCATTCGGGCTTAGAATGGGCCTGTGAAAAGCTGGCCTAA